The Clostridia bacterium genome contains the following window.
ACATTCACCCAATATGATTATTCGGCATGTATTGCTTAAAGATATAGACCCTCAACATAATTTACTGAAAACTATAAACTATTTTATGTCAGGATTATAAATGGCCGGTTAGCTGAAGGAACCGGCCATTTATATTCTTTCCAGGCAACTTACTGCTGGTTAATGGAAGCAACTCTCCGCCTACGCCTTTTCCACCGCGTCGATAACCCAGATGTGATTGGGATCGGGCCCGCCGAACTGGGTGAGGGTAATCCTATACTCGGCACCCTCGTGGGTAACCTCTACTGCGGCTTGGCCAGTAACCTCTTTGCCGCTGGCACCGGTGGTAATGAGCTTCATTACATCCGTCTTTAGGAAGCCGGCGATCCCACCTTCCCGCTTGGCCACCTGCAAGGGATCTATCCGCCACTTATCGAGCCCCTTGTTTACCCGATCCTCCTGAAGCCACTTCAGTCGTTCCGGACTGTTATATATTGACCCGGTAGTAATATGTCGTTCAATCGGTTCCGAGGTAATTCCATGGCCCCAGATGGACTCCTCTTTCTTGCCTTCCAGGAGGAACTGAACTGCTTTCACATTGGGGAGCTCGGTTAGAGAATTGACCACTGACTGTATGGTCATGGACTCACCAGCTGACCCGCCCCAATGTTTAGTCTGCACCTCTTTGGAGAAATTTACGTAGCAAATTCCATCCCGCGTCTCCACCGATAGCAAACGCGTGCCTTGGGGCAAGGTAGCACGCAAGGTGGGATCCAACTGTGGTCCCCGCAAAAGCTCGGTTACAATCAGCTGTTCCAGGTTTCCATTGCCTTTATCCACTGTCCGCTCTTCCGGCACTACATTCATGGCCTGATCATCAGCAAAATACAGGGTGAGAGTTACTTTATCCTGTTTGGGTTCAGGGCTTATGGGAGGTTGGCTCTCGGCTTTTGAAGCCTCTTGGTTTTCAGCTACCTGTTGACCGCCGGAGGCAGTCGGCTTGCCCTCCTGGCTGCATCCTCCCAGCGTAACCGCCAAAACCAAAACCAATGCCAGCCACCACGTCATTCTTCGGAGCATCAACAATCCTCCTTTCGACATGTTGAGCCCTATTAGC
Protein-coding sequences here:
- a CDS encoding GerMN domain-containing protein, whose translation is MTWWLALVLVLAVTLGGCSQEGKPTASGGQQVAENQEASKAESQPPISPEPKQDKVTLTLYFADDQAMNVVPEERTVDKGNGNLEQLIVTELLRGPQLDPTLRATLPQGTRLLSVETRDGICYVNFSKEVQTKHWGGSAGESMTIQSVVNSLTELPNVKAVQFLLEGKKEESIWGHGITSEPIERHITTGSIYNSPERLKWLQEDRVNKGLDKWRIDPLQVAKREGGIAGFLKTDVMKLITTGASGKEVTGQAAVEVTHEGAEYRITLTQFGGPDPNHIWVIDAVEKA